In Massilia forsythiae, one DNA window encodes the following:
- a CDS encoding IgA Peptidase M64: MPHSLTRLMAAALALVCSAGVTATAAPQPSIAQPPATVRLDYTHSGNALGEQYAIERVLIEPLPWPGDMAQPFDATDRGNNRVEVVDAKTGDLLYSRGFSTVFGEWKTTEEASKISRGFHESVRFPKPDRPVRVRILRRDERNAFSVAWSVEVDTDAQDVVRRQGPAPARPFAVRNSGPSPRKVDLLILGDGYTQADMKKFEADARRLSDHLFAVSPFKERADDFNVWAMAVPTQESGISRPSTGVHHASALGTRYDIFGSERYVLTLDNRALRDIAQYAPYEFIEILVNNDTYGGGGIFGQFSTAAAGNDWADYLFVHEFGHHFAGLADEYYTSPVAYQASSTRMEPWEPNVTALRDPARLKWKRHVQAGTPLPTPWPKAEYEAESRAYQQRRAALRAANRPESEMSELFKEDLARSNALFAKAAYRNAIGAFEGANYEASGYYRPAMQCIMFDRSEQFCPVCRDGITDIIDLYARPTGVK; the protein is encoded by the coding sequence ATGCCCCATTCCCTTACCCGCCTGATGGCCGCCGCGCTGGCACTGGTGTGCAGCGCCGGCGTGACGGCAACCGCGGCGCCGCAGCCGTCCATCGCGCAGCCGCCCGCCACCGTCCGCCTCGACTACACCCACAGCGGCAACGCCCTCGGCGAGCAATACGCCATCGAGCGCGTGCTGATCGAGCCGTTGCCCTGGCCCGGCGACATGGCGCAGCCGTTCGACGCTACCGACCGCGGCAACAACCGGGTCGAGGTGGTGGATGCCAAGACCGGCGACCTGCTGTATTCGCGCGGCTTTTCCACCGTGTTCGGCGAGTGGAAGACGACGGAGGAAGCCAGCAAGATCAGCCGCGGCTTCCACGAGTCGGTGCGCTTTCCCAAGCCGGACCGCCCGGTGCGCGTGCGCATCCTCAGGCGCGACGAGCGCAACGCATTCTCGGTGGCGTGGAGCGTCGAGGTCGATACCGACGCCCAGGACGTGGTGCGCAGGCAGGGGCCGGCGCCGGCGCGGCCGTTTGCGGTCAGGAACAGCGGCCCGTCGCCGCGCAAGGTCGACCTGCTGATCCTGGGCGACGGCTATACGCAGGCCGACATGAAGAAATTCGAGGCCGATGCGCGCCGCCTGTCCGACCACCTGTTCGCCGTCTCGCCGTTCAAGGAGCGCGCGGACGATTTCAACGTCTGGGCGATGGCGGTGCCGACCCAGGAATCGGGCATCTCGCGCCCGTCCACCGGCGTGCACCACGCGTCCGCGCTCGGCACCCGCTACGACATCTTCGGCAGCGAGCGCTACGTGCTGACGCTGGACAATCGCGCGCTGCGCGACATCGCCCAGTACGCGCCCTACGAATTCATCGAAATCCTGGTCAACAACGATACCTATGGGGGCGGCGGCATCTTCGGCCAGTTCAGCACGGCGGCGGCCGGCAACGACTGGGCCGATTACCTGTTCGTGCACGAGTTCGGCCATCACTTCGCCGGCCTGGCGGACGAGTACTACACCTCGCCGGTGGCCTATCAGGCCAGCAGCACGCGCATGGAGCCGTGGGAGCCGAACGTGACTGCGCTGCGCGACCCGGCCCGGTTGAAGTGGAAGCGCCACGTGCAGGCCGGCACGCCGCTGCCGACGCCGTGGCCGAAGGCCGAGTACGAAGCCGAGTCGCGCGCTTATCAACAACGCCGCGCCGCCCTGCGCGCCGCCAACCGCCCGGAATCGGAGATGAGCGAGCTGTTCAAGGAAGACCTGGCGCGCAGCAATGCCTTGTTCGCCAAGGCCGCGTACCGCAACGCCATCGGCGCTTTCGAAGGCGCCAACTACGAGGCCAGCGGCTACTACCGGCCCGCCATGCAATGCATCATGTTCGACCGTAGCGAACAGTTCTGCCCGGTGTGCCGCGACGGCATCACCGACATCATCGACTTGTACGCGCGCCCTACAGGCGTCAAGTAA